Genomic DNA from Lentimicrobium sp. L6:
CAATCATTAGGTGAGATGTATTTAACAGCAGGTTTATTATTCCTGAATAATCATGTAAACAAAGATATAGCACTGGAGTATTTACTTGAAGCACAAGGCCTTTTTGAAGACCAAAAGAATAAGATATACATCAACTTGACGAAGCTTCAGATTGGTGATGTTTATTTCAAAACTGGAAATGATACTCTAGCAATGAAGTATTATAATGAAGCAATTGCAAGCACTCGGCAAAGCAATTATGCCATGCTCTCTGCTGCAAACCATAAAATAGGGATGGTATTTAAAGAAGGAGGTGAGTATGAGAAAGCATTGGAATACTTGCAAAAAAGTATTGATGGAATGTGTAAGGTATGCCCCGAAATTCAAATACATCAAACACTGATAGAAGCTGCCCGCACTTCTATAATTACAGGCGATTCAGCACAAGCTTTTATATATTTAAATCGATCAAAAAATATTGCAAGCGAATCTGAGTCACGTTTAGAAATGGCCATATCTTATAAAGAATTGGGAATTTACTACCAATTGATTAATAATAACGATAGCTCCATTTACTATTTAGAACTTTCACATCATCTCGCTATAGATTTAGGATTACCCAAGAGGATAAAAACAACTGCTGAATTACTGAGTGAGAAATACTATTTAAATGGGAAATATAAAACTGCATCCAATTATTTGAAGATGGCCATTCAAATGAACGATAGTTTAGCAAGTATTGAAAAGTATAATGAGGTGGCAAAACTTGAAATGAGGTTTGAAATTGAAAAAAAAGAAGCAGAAATCTCAAAACAAAAGCTCCTCAGAAATTCTTTTATTGGGGGCGCATTTTTACTCGTTATTTTCGGATTAATGCTTTGGAGAGCTTACCGAAACAAAAAAAAGGACAACCAGCTACTGGCAGAACAAAAAGCCGAGATTCAGGAAATTTCAAATATACTTCAACAATCCACCAAGCGCAAACTCGACTTCTTTACCAATATCTCTCATGAAATTCGGACGCCCTTAACATTGATAAAATCACCTTTGGAAAGAATTCTTAAATCAGAAACACAAGAAGAGGAAATTGGAAATCAACTTCAACTGGCCATCAAGAATACAAACAAATTGAAATCACTAGTGAATCAAATCCTTGATTTACAAAAGCTCGATGAGGATTTATTATGTTTGGATCTATCTGAATTTGAAATCATCTCCTTTTGCAAAGAAATAGTGGCTTCCTTCGAAGGCTATTCCTCTCAAAACCATTGCAAGCTTATCTTTGAAGCAAATATTGCTAAAGCTCAAATCAAATTCGACCAAGGACGTTTGCAATCCATCATCACAAACTTATTATCCAATGCTTTCAAGTTTAATAAAGAGAATGGTGAGGTTGACTTCAAACTTCATTTAAACCAACAGCAACTAGGTTTAGAAATTAGTGATACTGGAAAAGGGATGAATGGCGAACATATTAAAAAACTGGGAGAGAGATATTATCAAATAGAGGATTCCAATACAAATGTTGAGGGCAGTGGTATTGGTTTGGCTTATGTCAAAGAAATTGTAGCCCTGGCAAAAGGAAAATTTAGCGTTTCCAGTGAACCGGGAAAGGGTACAGATATTACCATCTCCTTGCCTCTTGAGAGCGTTGAAATTCAGGAAGGAACTCCTATTAAGCTCGAAATGATAAACCGAGATCAAAATGTAAATCAATTTGAAAACCTGAACTTGGAGCCCAATGAAAATCCGCAGATTTTAATCGTTGAAGATAATGATGAATTGCGCTTGTTTTTACGAGACCTGTTTTCTCCTTCCTATCAGGTTATTTGTGCCAAGGATGGTGAAGAAGGAAAGGACTTGGCTTTAAAACACCTTCCCGATTTAATAATCAGTGATGTGATGATGCCCAAGATGCAAGGCAATGAATTGTGTAAATTGCTTAAAAATGATATCAATACCAGCCACATCACCATTATCCTATTTACCGCTATAGGTGGAGCTGACAGTATCATTGATGGCTACGATTGTGGAGCTGATGATTATATCGTCAAGCCCTTTGATACAGATGTATTGCTTAAAAAAGTACTTAACATCATTTCAACAGGAGAAAATGCCAGAAAGAAATTCAGCTTCACTGATATGGAGCACTCGAAAAATATTTACTCCGATTTCGACAAGAAATTTCTTGAAGATTGCAAATCTATTATTAAGACTAACCTCGACAATACTCATTTTACAGTTGAATTTTTTGCGGAAAACTTGAGTATGCATAGAAGGACCCTATTACGTAAATTTAATGCCTTAACGGGTAAATCACCAATAGATCTGATCAGACATAGCAGAATGACTCAAGCTGCCAAATTACTCAAAGAAAAATACCGTGTAAACGAAGTGGCCTTGATGGTGGGTTATGAAGATACCAAGCGATTTAGTCAGGCATTTAAACAATTTCATGGTGTCTCACCTTCCAACTTTCAACAAGGATTTTAGAGTCTTTTTCCCTTATTTCTTCTGTTTTTTTTGTGATGTCCAGATTTGCTACTCATACTGTCTCCATTTGCAGGCCTAAGTCTGCTGAGTATTTACTTGATTTGTAGAAGATTAATATAAAAACAAAAATGATGTTCAAAAGAATCACATTCATATTATTGGCAATTATTTTTAGCCAGGGAATTCTAAAGTCACAGACAAACCAACTGACAGATACCACGGTATATACTCTTGGTTTCTCCACCTATCTTTCACAAATAGATAAATATGCATCAGGAGTAGATGTTTATACCGATAACGAAGGTTATTCGTATATTTCAGGTAACACCAAAGACAGAAATTTCCCCGCCACAGAAGGAGCTTATCAAACACAATTAAAAGGCGATGGTTTGGCAGATGTCTTTGTAGCAAAATATTCACCCGAAGGAGAACTCGTATTTGCCACACTGATTGGTGGTACAAAAAGAGAACATCATTCAGGAATAACGGTAGATGATGCAGGTTACATTTATATAGCCGGAGGAACAGAATCTCCAGATTTCCCTACAACTGAGGGAGCCTATGACACCAGTTTTAACGGAGCAAAATCGTGGGGCGGGGATGT
This window encodes:
- a CDS encoding ATP-binding protein: MKTITFKIFFVLAFLAGFNIVFPNTFIDIIKLKPQLKPRNIKSEEMQSFYDGGIYYYNNAEYIYAEQAFLKVINTAEKPQDKKILSYSFHFLGNIESWKSNFSQSIYYHKKAHKLFLELKNSEYVAISNNKISFGFTSLGEYDSTLVYCQSNIKNRKLIEANYAVLNSYKVIAGTYARLYNYKLSYQYLQEAIEYAEELGDNQSLGEMYLTAGLLFLNNHVNKDIALEYLLEAQGLFEDQKNKIYINLTKLQIGDVYFKTGNDTLAMKYYNEAIASTRQSNYAMLSAANHKIGMVFKEGGEYEKALEYLQKSIDGMCKVCPEIQIHQTLIEAARTSIITGDSAQAFIYLNRSKNIASESESRLEMAISYKELGIYYQLINNNDSSIYYLELSHHLAIDLGLPKRIKTTAELLSEKYYLNGKYKTASNYLKMAIQMNDSLASIEKYNEVAKLEMRFEIEKKEAEISKQKLLRNSFIGGAFLLVIFGLMLWRAYRNKKKDNQLLAEQKAEIQEISNILQQSTKRKLDFFTNISHEIRTPLTLIKSPLERILKSETQEEEIGNQLQLAIKNTNKLKSLVNQILDLQKLDEDLLCLDLSEFEIISFCKEIVASFEGYSSQNHCKLIFEANIAKAQIKFDQGRLQSIITNLLSNAFKFNKENGEVDFKLHLNQQQLGLEISDTGKGMNGEHIKKLGERYYQIEDSNTNVEGSGIGLAYVKEIVALAKGKFSVSSEPGKGTDITISLPLESVEIQEGTPIKLEMINRDQNVNQFENLNLEPNENPQILIVEDNDELRLFLRDLFSPSYQVICAKDGEEGKDLALKHLPDLIISDVMMPKMQGNELCKLLKNDINTSHITIILFTAIGGADSIIDGYDCGADDYIVKPFDTDVLLKKVLNIISTGENARKKFSFTDMEHSKNIYSDFDKKFLEDCKSIIKTNLDNTHFTVEFFAENLSMHRRTLLRKFNALTGKSPIDLIRHSRMTQAAKLLKEKYRVNEVALMVGYEDTKRFSQAFKQFHGVSPSNFQQGF